From Sphingomonas bisphenolicum, one genomic window encodes:
- a CDS encoding CBU_0592 family membrane protein, giving the protein MTFDLANVIGLMGSALMVVAYAYSNMAKTLNFVIFNAMNLVGALLLIWSLTVHFNLASMALEVVWAAIALLGLGNALKGKKR; this is encoded by the coding sequence ATGACGTTCGACCTTGCCAACGTCATCGGGTTGATGGGCAGCGCGCTGATGGTTGTCGCCTATGCCTATAGCAATATGGCCAAAACCCTGAATTTCGTCATTTTCAACGCGATGAACCTGGTCGGCGCACTGCTGCTTATCTGGTCGTTGACCGTTCATTTCAATCTGGCGTCCATGGCGCTGGAGGTCGTGTGGGCCGCGATCGCCCTGCTGGGGCTGGGCAATGCGCTGAAAGGGAAGAAGCGATGA
- a CDS encoding ATP-dependent helicase, with protein sequence MTVPTPSPNDPPYLDGLNPPQREAVLTTEGPVLVLAGAGTGKTAALTARLAHLIGTRRAWPSEILAVTFTNKAAREMRARVGRMIGDAVEGMPWLGTFHAIAAKMLRRHAELVGLQSNFTILDTDDQLRLLKQLIQAEGVDEKRWPARQLAGLIDQWKNKGWTPEDVGAGEAEGYAHGKGQTLYAAYQARLRAVNACDFGDLLLHVLTILKKHRDVLEQYQERFRYIMVDEYQDTNSSQYLWLRLLAQTRKNICCVGDDDQSIYSWRGAEVANILRFEKDFPGATIIRLEQNYRSTPHILGAASGVIAENGNRLGKTLWTDIDVGEKVQVVGVWDGPEEARRVGEEIEAIERSGGSLDEVAILVRAQHQTREFEDRFIQIGLPYRIVGGFRFYERAEIRDALAYLRLVNQPADDLAFERIVNVPKRGLGDKAVEKLHRLARAEGIPLALAAARILDTDELTPQARRSLGSFIGDLARWRDRATQLPHAELARQILDESGYTAMLQAERTTESAGRLENLSELARAMEEYETLGAFLEHVSLVMDNEAQAESAKITIMTIHAAKGLEYDTTFLVGWEEGVFPSQRALDEGGLNSLEEERRLAYVAITRARKRCTIIHAANRRIYGQWTSSIPSRFVGELPPEHVESESSMSGGASLWRANWSERDDPFANVARGSGRGPGWQRAQTSGQFSREPVRIVEARSSAVSLGNKGRDDMRVGLRIFHQKFGYGTVAEIEGNKLEIDFETAGRKRVMDSFVQPA encoded by the coding sequence TGACAGTCCCTACCCCCTCCCCCAATGACCCGCCCTATCTCGACGGGCTCAATCCGCCCCAGCGGGAGGCTGTGCTGACGACCGAGGGGCCGGTGCTGGTGCTGGCGGGTGCGGGCACCGGCAAGACGGCGGCGCTGACCGCGCGGTTGGCGCATCTGATCGGCACGCGGCGGGCCTGGCCGTCCGAGATCCTGGCCGTGACCTTCACCAACAAGGCCGCGCGCGAGATGCGGGCGCGCGTCGGGCGGATGATCGGCGACGCGGTAGAGGGGATGCCCTGGCTCGGCACTTTCCATGCGATCGCGGCGAAGATGCTGCGCCGTCATGCCGAACTGGTCGGACTGCAATCCAATTTCACCATCCTCGATACCGACGATCAGTTGCGGCTGCTCAAGCAGCTCATCCAGGCGGAGGGGGTCGACGAGAAGCGCTGGCCCGCACGGCAACTGGCCGGGCTGATCGACCAGTGGAAGAATAAGGGATGGACCCCGGAGGATGTCGGCGCGGGCGAGGCGGAAGGCTATGCCCATGGCAAGGGGCAGACGCTCTATGCCGCCTATCAGGCCCGGCTTCGTGCGGTAAATGCCTGTGATTTCGGAGACTTGCTGCTGCATGTTCTGACGATATTGAAGAAGCATCGCGACGTGCTGGAGCAATATCAGGAACGTTTCCGTTACATCATGGTGGACGAATATCAGGACACCAACTCCAGCCAGTATCTCTGGCTGCGGCTGCTGGCCCAGACGCGCAAGAATATCTGCTGCGTCGGCGACGACGACCAGTCCATCTATTCATGGCGCGGCGCAGAGGTCGCCAATATCCTGCGGTTCGAAAAGGATTTTCCCGGCGCGACCATCATCCGGCTGGAGCAGAATTATCGCTCCACGCCCCACATACTGGGCGCCGCATCAGGGGTGATCGCCGAAAATGGCAACCGCCTGGGCAAGACATTGTGGACCGATATCGACGTGGGCGAAAAGGTGCAGGTCGTCGGCGTATGGGACGGGCCGGAGGAAGCGCGGCGCGTAGGCGAGGAGATAGAGGCGATCGAACGCAGCGGCGGATCGCTGGACGAGGTCGCGATCCTGGTGCGCGCCCAGCACCAGACCCGCGAGTTCGAGGACCGTTTCATCCAGATCGGCCTGCCCTATCGCATCGTCGGCGGCTTTCGCTTTTACGAGCGCGCGGAAATTCGCGATGCGCTGGCCTATCTGCGCCTCGTCAATCAACCGGCCGACGATCTGGCGTTCGAGCGGATCGTCAATGTGCCCAAGCGCGGGCTGGGCGACAAGGCGGTGGAGAAATTGCACCGACTGGCGCGGGCGGAGGGGATACCGCTGGCGCTGGCGGCGGCGCGCATCCTCGACACCGACGAATTGACGCCGCAGGCGCGGCGGTCGCTGGGCAGTTTCATCGGCGATCTGGCGCGCTGGCGCGACCGGGCGACGCAACTGCCCCATGCCGAACTGGCGCGGCAGATATTGGACGAGAGCGGCTACACCGCGATGCTACAGGCCGAACGTACGACCGAGAGCGCCGGGCGGCTGGAGAATCTGTCCGAACTGGCCCGCGCGATGGAGGAATATGAGACGCTGGGCGCGTTCCTGGAGCATGTCAGCCTCGTCATGGACAATGAGGCGCAGGCGGAGTCCGCCAAGATCACGATCATGACCATCCATGCCGCCAAGGGGCTGGAGTATGACACTACATTCCTGGTGGGGTGGGAGGAAGGCGTCTTCCCGTCGCAGCGCGCGCTGGACGAGGGCGGCCTCAACAGTCTGGAGGAGGAGCGCCGGCTCGCCTATGTCGCGATCACGCGCGCACGCAAGCGCTGCACCATCATCCATGCCGCCAATCGCCGCATCTATGGCCAGTGGACCAGCAGCATCCCGTCGCGTTTCGTCGGGGAGTTGCCGCCCGAACATGTCGAATCGGAAAGCAGCATGAGCGGTGGCGCATCGCTGTGGCGCGCCAACTGGTCGGAACGCGACGACCCCTTCGCCAATGTCGCGCGGGGCAGCGGTCGGGGTCCGGGCTGGCAGCGCGCGCAGACGAGCGGCCAGTTCAGCCGGGAGCCGGTGCGGATCGTGGAGGCGCGGTCATCGGCCGTATCTCTGGGCAACAAGGGTCGCGACGACATGCGCGTGGGCCTGCGCATATTCCACCAGAAGTTCGGCTATGGCACCGTGGCGGAAATCGAGGGCAACAAGCTGGAGATCGATTTCGAGACGGCCGGCCGCAAGCGGGTGATGGACAGCTTCGTTCAGCCCGCCTGA
- a CDS encoding TIGR02300 family protein, translating into MVKAEWGTKRTCPKCATRFYDLGKDDPVTCINCGSAWEPEPVLKSKQPLPYEEAAPKKVIETADGELETADDDLDIDVDDDGDSPDNDVDLGGDDDLGVDAASDDDSDDN; encoded by the coding sequence ATGGTGAAGGCTGAATGGGGCACGAAACGGACCTGCCCGAAATGCGCGACTCGCTTCTACGACCTGGGCAAGGATGATCCGGTAACCTGCATCAATTGCGGCAGCGCCTGGGAACCAGAGCCGGTGCTGAAGTCGAAGCAGCCGCTGCCTTATGAGGAAGCGGCGCCCAAGAAGGTGATCGAGACCGCCGACGGCGAGCTGGAAACGGCCGACGACGATCTGGACATCGACGTCGATGACGATGGCGATTCGCCGGACAATGACGTCGATCTGGGTGGTGACGACGATCTCGGCGTCGATGCGGCGAGCGATGACGACAGCGACGACAATTAA
- a CDS encoding GAF domain-containing protein: MKDELAIQAAELGDDDAIRAILTRLCDVTHMGFAAVAHVTEDRWIACQVLDKIAFGLEPGAELDVQMTICNEIRQTENYVVIDHVDADIAWRKHPVPIFYGIKSYVSFPVILADGSFYGTLCAIDPMPRLVSGAATIAIIEDCVRDVSALLSARLLPHLMAAGATTDAPRPQAG; the protein is encoded by the coding sequence ATGAAGGACGAATTGGCCATCCAGGCCGCCGAACTGGGCGACGACGACGCGATCCGCGCCATCCTGACGCGCTTGTGCGACGTGACGCATATGGGCTTTGCCGCTGTTGCGCACGTGACCGAAGATCGCTGGATCGCCTGCCAGGTGCTCGACAAGATCGCCTTCGGCCTTGAGCCCGGCGCCGAGTTGGACGTGCAGATGACGATCTGCAACGAAATCCGCCAGACCGAAAATTATGTGGTCATCGACCATGTCGATGCCGACATCGCCTGGCGGAAGCATCCCGTGCCGATCTTCTATGGCATCAAAAGCTATGTGTCCTTCCCGGTCATACTGGCGGACGGCAGCTTTTATGGCACGCTCTGCGCGATCGATCCCATGCCGCGGCTGGTGAGCGGGGCCGCGACGATTGCGATTATCGAAGATTGCGTGCGCGACGTGAGCGCTCTCCTGTCAGCCCGCCTCCTGCCGCACCTCATGGCTGCCGGCGCGACGACGGACGCCCCGCGCCCTCAGGCGGGCTGA
- the aroA gene encoding 3-phosphoshikimate 1-carboxyvinyltransferase — MTQIEDQPTPMTFTAAPSLAGSVTVPGDKSISHRSLMLSALAIGHSRVEGLLEGEDVLSTAAAMRAMGATIERDADGVWHIHGVGVGGLLQPDVALDMGNSGTSTRLLMGLLASHDLTATFVGDASLSKRPMARVTEPLARMGASFTTSPGDRLPLTMKGACPAVPLDYRLPVASAQVKSAILLAGLNTPGITRVVEPIPTRDHSERMLKGFGAELNVEVEADGTRIITLVGEAELQPQQIVVPGDPSSAAFPMVAALLVPGSQVTIANVGLNATRAGLIDLLREMGGDIEVINARDVGGEPVGDLIVTASALKGVEPDPARAPSMIDEYPVAFIAAALAQGRSVFRGLDELRVKESDRIATMAAGLRAIGVSIEELEDGIIIEGSGGAPLTGGGPIATKLDHRIAMSFAIAGLVSKDGVTIDDMRPVATSFPTFVPLLAQLGAIA, encoded by the coding sequence GTGACCCAAATTGAAGACCAGCCCACCCCCATGACCTTCACCGCCGCGCCGTCGCTGGCGGGCAGCGTGACCGTGCCGGGCGACAAGAGCATTTCCCACCGATCGCTGATGCTGTCGGCCCTGGCCATCGGGCACAGCCGGGTCGAAGGCCTGCTGGAAGGCGAGGACGTGCTGTCCACGGCCGCCGCGATGCGGGCGATGGGCGCGACCATAGAGCGCGATGCCGATGGCGTGTGGCACATTCATGGCGTGGGCGTGGGCGGACTGCTCCAGCCTGACGTCGCGCTCGACATGGGCAATAGCGGCACATCGACGCGCCTGCTGATGGGCCTGCTCGCCAGCCATGACCTGACGGCGACGTTCGTGGGCGACGCGTCCCTGAGCAAGCGCCCGATGGCGCGGGTCACCGAGCCGCTGGCGCGCATGGGGGCGAGCTTCACGACCAGCCCCGGCGACCGTCTGCCGCTGACGATGAAGGGCGCCTGCCCGGCCGTACCGCTCGACTATCGCCTTCCCGTCGCATCGGCGCAGGTCAAATCGGCGATCCTGCTCGCCGGCCTCAACACGCCTGGCATCACCCGCGTCGTCGAGCCGATCCCGACCCGCGACCATAGCGAGCGGATGCTCAAGGGCTTCGGCGCCGAACTGAACGTCGAGGTGGAGGCAGACGGCACGCGGATCATCACCTTGGTCGGCGAGGCGGAGTTGCAGCCGCAGCAGATCGTGGTGCCCGGCGACCCCTCCTCCGCCGCCTTCCCCATGGTCGCCGCGCTGCTGGTGCCCGGATCGCAGGTGACAATCGCCAATGTCGGACTGAATGCGACGCGCGCCGGCCTCATCGACCTGCTGCGCGAGATGGGCGGCGACATCGAGGTCATCAACGCCCGCGACGTCGGCGGCGAGCCGGTCGGCGACCTCATCGTCACGGCGTCGGCGCTCAAGGGTGTCGAGCCGGACCCGGCGCGCGCGCCCAGCATGATCGACGAATATCCGGTCGCTTTCATCGCCGCCGCGCTGGCGCAGGGGCGCAGCGTGTTTCGCGGGCTGGACGAACTGCGCGTCAAGGAATCGGACCGCATCGCCACCATGGCGGCCGGGCTGCGGGCGATCGGTGTGAGCATCGAGGAACTGGAGGATGGCATCATCATCGAAGGCAGCGGCGGTGCGCCTCTGACTGGTGGCGGGCCGATCGCGACGAAACTGGACCATCGGATCGCGATGAGCTTCGCCATTGCCGGACTGGTGTCGAAAGACGGCGTGACCATCGACGATATGCGCCCGGTCGCCACCAGCTTCCCGACCTTCGTGCCGCTGTTGGCCCAATTGGGAGCCATCGCATGA